The proteins below are encoded in one region of Nakamurella flava:
- the mftG gene encoding mycofactocin system GMC family oxidoreductase MftG has protein sequence MRYDVIVVGAGASGAPLAVRLSEDSRRTVLLLEAGPTPTTTAGFPADLLDASRLTGAIPDHTHNWAFAGHLTPTVSTTVARGRILGGSTTLNGTYFIRGRRRDFDAYAAAGNPAWSYEAVLPFFRRLETDLDLGETPLHGGTGPVPVGRVPDRDHTAVTAAFVAACRELGHPWEPDKNGEQSPGVGPLPMNAVDGIRMNTGLTYVIPALGRPNLTVRGDVVVRRLALTGAAVTGVEVQHAGAVRMIEAPEVVLAAGAFMSPHLLMLSGIGPRADLERVGIPPMVDLPGVGRNLTDHPQIRLDVSLRPTAPAAGRDFLQCVLHCGEAGADEADLEILPFLRPLPDIMGVPREGTTADLTLFLALQRPHSRGAVTTVSPDPTAAPRIDYHYLEHASDRRRLRDAVRTAVRLLRTEAMRPLVQGIGIDDEILHHRGCLDDWIAAHLATAIHGGGTCRMGPDPADGAVVDQNGRVHGVTGLRVADTSILPFTPSRGPAATAVMIGERIAALMTGSG, from the coding sequence ATGAGGTACGACGTCATCGTCGTCGGAGCCGGCGCGTCAGGCGCTCCGTTGGCGGTCCGGCTGTCCGAGGACTCCCGGCGAACCGTGCTGCTGCTCGAGGCCGGGCCGACCCCCACCACGACGGCGGGTTTCCCCGCCGACCTGCTCGATGCCTCCCGACTGACCGGCGCGATCCCGGACCACACCCATAACTGGGCGTTCGCCGGTCACCTCACTCCCACCGTCTCCACCACGGTGGCCCGGGGCCGCATCCTCGGCGGCTCGACGACGCTCAACGGGACCTACTTCATCCGCGGTCGGCGCCGGGACTTCGACGCCTACGCCGCCGCCGGCAATCCCGCGTGGTCGTACGAGGCGGTGCTGCCGTTTTTCCGGCGCCTGGAGACCGACCTCGACCTCGGCGAGACGCCCCTGCACGGCGGCACCGGTCCGGTGCCCGTCGGACGGGTGCCCGATCGGGACCATACGGCGGTGACGGCGGCGTTCGTCGCGGCCTGTCGGGAACTGGGCCACCCCTGGGAGCCCGACAAGAACGGCGAGCAGTCCCCCGGAGTCGGGCCGCTCCCGATGAACGCCGTCGACGGCATCCGGATGAACACCGGTCTGACCTACGTCATACCGGCACTGGGTCGACCCAACCTCACCGTCCGCGGAGACGTCGTGGTCAGGCGGCTCGCACTGACCGGCGCGGCCGTGACCGGCGTCGAGGTGCAGCACGCCGGCGCGGTCCGGATGATCGAAGCCCCGGAGGTCGTGCTCGCCGCCGGGGCGTTCATGTCCCCGCACCTGCTCATGCTGTCCGGCATCGGCCCCCGGGCCGATCTGGAGCGGGTCGGCATCCCGCCGATGGTGGACCTCCCAGGCGTAGGACGAAACCTCACCGATCACCCGCAAATCCGCCTGGACGTCTCGCTCCGGCCGACGGCACCCGCGGCGGGACGCGACTTCCTGCAGTGCGTCCTGCACTGCGGTGAGGCGGGGGCCGACGAGGCCGATCTGGAGATCCTGCCGTTCCTCCGGCCCCTGCCCGACATCATGGGCGTGCCGAGGGAGGGCACCACCGCCGATCTGACGCTGTTCCTGGCCCTGCAACGGCCGCACTCCCGAGGCGCGGTCACCACCGTCTCCCCGGATCCCACCGCTGCGCCGCGGATCGACTACCACTACCTGGAGCATGCGTCGGATCGCCGGAGGCTGCGCGATGCGGTGCGGACTGCCGTGCGGTTGCTGCGCACCGAGGCCATGCGGCCACTCGTCCAAGGCATCGGGATCGACGACGAGATCCTGCACCACCGTGGGTGTCTCGACGACTGGATCGCCGCCCACCTGGCCACCGCCATCCACGGCGGCGGCACCTGCCGGATGGGGCCGGACCCGGCGGACGGCGCCGTCGTCGACCAGAACGGGCGGGTGCACGGGGTCACGGGCCTGCGGGTGGCCGATACCTCGATCCTGCCGTTCACGCCCTCCCGCGGTCCGGCGGCGACCGCGGTGATGATCGGAGAGCGGATCGCCGCGCTGATGACCGGGTCCGGATGA
- a CDS encoding TetR/AcrR family transcriptional regulator, whose amino-acid sequence MSDPSSADRADRPIGRRERKKAVTKAAIADAAVQLFTERGYDAVSVRDVAERADVAVATLFAHFPGKESLVFDEDETVILSLTRAVEGRPEGVDVLEALRDWFLTSRAATTRRDDDVEFTRFRNLVEQTPALYAVWQRTWRGHRGRLAGSISRSSPLNVETANLVATLVIEGYLLAAEQEQPHRMLDILFRTLQSGLPDGRSGTGAADDSIITVR is encoded by the coding sequence ATGTCAGATCCGTCGAGCGCCGATCGAGCCGACCGCCCGATCGGGCGGCGCGAGCGAAAGAAGGCAGTCACCAAGGCCGCGATCGCCGACGCCGCGGTACAGCTGTTCACCGAACGCGGTTACGACGCGGTGAGCGTCCGGGACGTCGCCGAGCGGGCCGACGTCGCCGTGGCCACCCTGTTCGCCCACTTCCCCGGCAAGGAGTCGTTGGTCTTCGACGAGGACGAGACCGTCATCCTTTCGCTGACCCGCGCTGTCGAGGGGCGGCCGGAGGGGGTCGACGTTCTGGAAGCCCTGCGGGACTGGTTCCTGACCTCACGCGCAGCCACGACCCGACGGGACGACGACGTGGAATTCACCCGCTTCCGCAACCTGGTCGAGCAGACCCCGGCCCTTTACGCGGTCTGGCAGCGGACCTGGCGGGGACACCGGGGTCGACTGGCGGGGTCGATCAGCCGGTCGTCGCCACTGAACGTCGAGACCGCAAATCTGGTCGCCACTCTCGTCATCGAGGGCTACCTCCTCGCCGCCGAGCAGGAACAACCGCACCGGATGCTGGACATCCTCTTCCGCACACTGCAATCCGGGCTGCCGGACGGGCGAAGCGGCACCGGCGCCGCCGACGACTCGATCATCACGGTGCGGTAG
- a CDS encoding FAD-dependent oxidoreductase, with the protein MSPTTVGSNPARIVIVGAGPGGLVCARILQRHGITVTVLERDRDESARNQGGTLDLHPDDGQLALREAGLLDDFFALARLEGQEMRQLAPDGELLVRRLPEPGETSAPEIDRGQLRGLLLHSLEPGTVQWGRAVQTVVDHQNGSATVLLDDETAIEADLVVGADGGNSRVRPAVSDAVPVYSGVDFLEAWYDDVDRRHPEIADLVGQGSAMVGDADGALFAQRNSGGHLRVYIIRRRPLDWMARHGLRPGDTDGIRAQLLRDFDGWSPEVLRFITANDGAYVDRPLFVLPAPHSWPRSTSVTLVGDAAHLMPPAGVGVNLALLDGCDLALALVRTATVAEAIAAYEATMLPRSAAMATALDGHADFLLDDGRQPGGREPGDVSPQAVSAGRR; encoded by the coding sequence ATGAGCCCCACCACTGTCGGCAGCAACCCGGCCCGCATCGTGATCGTCGGCGCCGGCCCGGGAGGTCTGGTCTGCGCACGCATCCTGCAGCGGCACGGCATTACGGTGACCGTCCTCGAGCGTGACCGCGACGAGTCCGCACGCAACCAGGGCGGAACGCTGGACCTGCATCCGGACGACGGTCAGCTGGCATTGCGCGAGGCCGGCCTGCTCGACGACTTCTTCGCCCTCGCCCGTCTCGAGGGGCAGGAGATGCGACAACTCGCCCCCGACGGTGAACTGCTCGTGCGGCGGCTGCCCGAGCCGGGTGAGACCTCCGCGCCGGAGATCGACCGGGGGCAGTTGCGGGGGCTGCTGCTGCACTCCCTGGAACCCGGGACCGTCCAGTGGGGTCGTGCCGTCCAGACCGTGGTCGACCACCAGAACGGCTCCGCGACCGTCCTTCTCGACGATGAAACCGCCATCGAGGCCGATCTTGTCGTCGGAGCCGACGGCGGCAATTCCCGTGTTCGCCCGGCCGTGTCCGACGCCGTCCCGGTCTATTCGGGGGTCGACTTCCTGGAGGCCTGGTACGACGACGTCGATCGCCGGCACCCCGAGATCGCGGACCTGGTCGGCCAGGGGAGCGCGATGGTCGGTGACGCCGACGGGGCGTTGTTCGCGCAACGCAACAGCGGGGGTCACCTCCGGGTCTACATCATCCGCCGCCGACCACTCGACTGGATGGCGCGCCACGGTCTGCGCCCCGGGGACACCGACGGCATCCGCGCCCAGCTGCTCCGCGACTTCGACGGTTGGTCGCCCGAGGTGCTGCGGTTCATCACTGCCAACGACGGCGCGTACGTCGATCGGCCGCTGTTCGTCCTGCCGGCTCCACACAGCTGGCCGCGGTCGACGTCGGTCACGCTGGTCGGCGACGCCGCCCACCTGATGCCGCCGGCCGGGGTGGGGGTCAATCTCGCCCTGCTGGACGGGTGCGATCTCGCGCTGGCCCTGGTCCGGACGGCCACCGTTGCCGAGGCCATCGCCGCCTACGAGGCCACGATGCTGCCCCGGTCCGCCGCAATGGCCACAGCCCTGGACGGGCACGCCGATTTCCTCCTCGATGACGGCCGGCAGCCCGGCGGACGGGAGCCGGGCGACGTCAGTCCGCAGGCGGTGTCGGCGGGAAGACGGTAG
- the nrfD gene encoding NrfD/PsrC family molybdoenzyme membrane anchor subunit — MTTSDFDAFRPPEPEGRRRRGGARGTGQRRRTSGGDGGREMPMVPEVEFESYYGRPVVKAPPWGEEIPAYLFLGGVAGGSALLAAGAQFTRRPRLRRNSRLSALGAIGVGSLALVADLGRPERFLNMLRTFKVTSPMSVGSWILATFSVGAGAAAAVEVDRMTGSRLPLGPLRSLLPTVDVGGGIWAAVLGAPLAAYTAVLLGDTATPTWNAAHNELPFVFVSSAAMASGGLALLTTPTDETAPARVLAVLGAAGDVAASKVMHRNMDPVVAETLHHGKVGKMLRASEILAVVGGLGAVMGGRHRGVAAVSGLCLLGSSALTRFGIFEAGIESAKDPRYTIEPQKRRLAARRAAGITDDSITTVR; from the coding sequence ATGACCACGTCGGATTTCGACGCGTTCCGTCCACCGGAACCCGAGGGCCGCCGACGCCGAGGGGGTGCACGGGGTACGGGTCAGCGACGTCGGACGAGCGGCGGCGACGGTGGGCGCGAGATGCCGATGGTCCCGGAGGTCGAGTTCGAGTCCTACTACGGTCGACCGGTGGTCAAGGCGCCGCCGTGGGGCGAGGAGATCCCGGCGTACCTGTTCCTCGGCGGCGTGGCCGGAGGCTCGGCGTTGCTGGCCGCGGGCGCCCAGTTCACCCGCCGTCCGCGGCTGCGCCGCAACTCCCGGCTGTCGGCCCTCGGCGCGATCGGCGTCGGCAGCCTGGCCCTGGTCGCCGATCTCGGCCGCCCGGAGCGGTTCCTCAACATGCTGCGCACCTTCAAGGTGACCTCTCCGATGAGCGTGGGATCCTGGATCCTGGCCACGTTCAGCGTTGGCGCCGGGGCCGCCGCCGCGGTCGAGGTGGACCGGATGACCGGTAGCCGGCTGCCGCTGGGACCGCTTCGCTCGCTGCTCCCCACCGTCGACGTCGGCGGCGGGATCTGGGCCGCCGTGCTCGGCGCCCCGTTGGCCGCCTACACCGCGGTGCTGCTGGGCGATACCGCCACCCCGACCTGGAACGCGGCCCACAACGAGCTGCCGTTCGTCTTCGTCAGCTCGGCCGCGATGGCCTCGGGCGGGTTGGCCTTGCTGACCACACCCACCGACGAGACTGCCCCCGCCCGGGTTCTCGCCGTGCTCGGCGCCGCGGGTGACGTGGCCGCGTCGAAGGTGATGCACCGCAACATGGACCCGGTGGTGGCCGAGACGCTGCACCACGGCAAGGTCGGAAAGATGCTGCGAGCCAGCGAGATCCTCGCCGTCGTGGGCGGTCTCGGCGCGGTGATGGGCGGACGGCATCGTGGGGTGGCAGCCGTGTCCGGGTTGTGCCTGCTGGGTTCGTCCGCGCTGACCCGGTTCGGGATCTTCGAGGCCGGTATCGAGTCGGCCAAGGACCCCCGTTACACCATCGAGCCGCAGAAGCGCCGGTTGGCCGCCCGTCGGGCCGCCGGCATCACCGACGACTCGATCACCACGGTGCGGTAG
- a CDS encoding 4Fe-4S dicluster domain-containing protein, whose protein sequence is MGQLSGPTDPTADAGWEHTHPRKGFFTDTSICIGCKACEVACKEWNRNPRDGDLQLLGSSYDNTGALGASTWRHVAFVEQGQDRIEQARASGRALVGLGMPTIRNGSATTLPEPDLSPPDTPEFRWLMSSDVCKHCTHAGCLDVCPTGALFRTEFGTVVVQADVCNGCGTCVAGCPFGVVERRDDGTYGTQADRPEHPEVAPNHVAQKCTLCYDRIVEGQTPACAQTCPTTSIKYGDHDDLVVAARERVAQLHEQGQTEARLYGANENDGVGGTGSVFLLLDEPEVYGLPPDPRVPTADLPRMWRRAGAAAAGMLAAAAISFLSGGRR, encoded by the coding sequence ATGGGCCAGCTCAGCGGACCCACCGATCCGACCGCCGACGCGGGATGGGAGCACACGCACCCCCGTAAGGGGTTTTTCACCGACACGTCGATCTGCATCGGCTGCAAGGCCTGCGAGGTGGCCTGCAAGGAATGGAACCGCAACCCCCGCGACGGTGACCTGCAGCTGCTCGGCTCGTCGTACGACAACACGGGGGCCCTGGGCGCCAGCACCTGGCGGCACGTGGCCTTCGTCGAGCAGGGGCAGGACCGGATCGAACAAGCCCGGGCGTCCGGTCGCGCGCTGGTCGGCCTGGGCATGCCGACCATCCGGAACGGTTCCGCGACAACACTTCCCGAGCCTGACCTGAGCCCACCGGACACCCCGGAGTTCCGCTGGTTGATGTCCTCGGACGTGTGCAAGCACTGCACGCACGCCGGATGCCTGGACGTCTGCCCGACCGGTGCACTGTTCCGCACCGAGTTCGGCACCGTGGTCGTGCAGGCCGACGTCTGCAACGGCTGCGGCACCTGTGTGGCGGGCTGCCCGTTCGGCGTGGTCGAGCGCAGGGACGACGGGACGTACGGCACCCAGGCCGACCGGCCCGAGCACCCCGAGGTCGCCCCGAACCACGTGGCCCAGAAGTGCACCCTCTGCTACGACCGCATCGTCGAGGGTCAGACCCCGGCCTGCGCGCAGACCTGCCCGACCACGTCGATCAAGTACGGCGACCACGACGATCTGGTGGTGGCGGCCAGGGAGCGGGTCGCCCAACTCCACGAGCAGGGCCAGACCGAGGCCCGGCTGTACGGGGCCAACGAGAACGACGGCGTGGGCGGGACCGGCTCGGTCTTTCTGCTGCTCGACGAACCCGAGGTCTACGGTCTGCCACCGGACCCGCGGGTCCCCACCGCCGACCTGCCCCGGATGTGGCGGCGGGCCGGTGCCGCGGCCGCGGGAATGCTGGCCGCGGCGGCGATTTCGTTCCTGAGCGGCGGCCGTCGATGA